One stretch of Juglans microcarpa x Juglans regia isolate MS1-56 chromosome 3D, Jm3101_v1.0, whole genome shotgun sequence DNA includes these proteins:
- the LOC121256318 gene encoding ATPase family AAA domain-containing protein 3-B-like gives MAKSYALGLLSTALAAAATSSSTLSSQSHLAYADGSFKLSPISPPSSEKSQPSNPPAANSESSSPSRVRNDNPRTTSAGFDPEALERGAKALREITNSAHAKKVFEVIKKQEETRQVEMESKVAEFKAVQAQAETERQRVIYDEQKKLAQHQAQTKSQMARYEDELARKRMQAENEYQRARNQELVKLQEESSIRQEQARRATEEQIQAQRRQTEREKAEIERETIRVRAMAEAEGRAHEAKLGEEVNRRMLVERANAEREKWISAINTTFDHIGGGLRAILTDQNKLVVFVGGVTALAAGVYTTREGARVIWSYVDRILGQPSLIRESSRGKYPWSGLFSRAMSTLSRGADKGSLKNGNGFGDVILHPSLKKRIEQLAGATANTKSHQAPFRNMLFYGPPGTGKTMAARELARKSGLDYALMTGGDVAPLGPQAVTKIHQLFDWAKKSRKGLLLFIDEADAFLCERNKTYMSEAQRSALNALLFRTGDQSKDIVLALATNRPGDLDSAVADRIDEALEFPLPGEQERFKLLKLYLDKYIALAGEKKSSWFQNLFRKEQQKIEIKGLTDDILREAAAKTEGFSGREIAKLMASVQAAVYGSENCVLDPSLFREVVDYKVAEHQQRRKMAAGKGSA, from the exons ATGGCTAAATCATATGCGCTGGGGCTCCTATCTACAGCACTGGCAGCCGCGGCCACGTCCTCTTCCACCTTATCATCCCAATCTCACTTAGCTTATGCTGATGGGTCTTTCAAACTCTCTCCAatttctcctccttcttctGAGAAATCACAGCCGTCCAATCCGCCGGCGGCTAATTCCGAGTCTTCATCTCCGTCCAGGGTTCGGAATGATAATCCGAGGACGACATCGGCGGGGTTTGACCCAGAGGCATTGGAGCGGGGGGCCAAGGCTTTGAGGGAGATCACCAATTCCGCTCATGCCAAGAAG GTGTTTGAAGTTATCAAGAAGCAAGAAGAGACAAGGCAGGTGGAGATGGAATCAAAGGTTGCAGAGTTCAAGGCTGTGCAAGCTCAAGCTGAGACT GAGAGACAAAGGGTAATATATGATGAACAGAAGAAGCTAGCTCAGCATCAAGCACAAACAAAATCCCAAATGGCTCGGTATGAGGATGAATTGGCAAGGAAGAGAATGCAGGCAGAAAATGAGTACCAGAGAGCGAGGAATCAAGAGCTTGTAAAGCTGCAAGAAGAATCATCAATTCGGCAAGAACAAGCTCGGCGAGCAACAGAAGAACAGATTCAAGCACAACGTCGGCaaacagagagggagaaggCTGAGATAGAACGTGAAACAATTAGAGTGAGGGCTATGGCAGAAGCAGAAGGGAGAGCCCATGAAGCAAAGTTAGGTGAAGAGGTTAACAGGCGAATGCTGGTGGAACGTGCCaacgcagagagagagaaatggataTCTGCCATAAATACTACTTTTGACCATATTGGAg GGGGTTTGAGAGCCATTCTAACAGATCAAAATAAGTTGGTTGTATTTGTTGGAGGAGTGACAGCTCTAGCAGCAGGGGTTTACACAACAAG AGAAGGTGCAAGGGTGATATGGAGCTATGTTGATAGAATACTGGGACAACCATCACTGATTAGAGAGTCCTCCAGAGGGAAATACCCTTGGTCAGGCTTGTTTTCTCGTGCCATGAGCACGCTTTCTCGTGGTGCTGATAAGGGATCTTTGAAAAATGGGAATGGGTTTGGTGATGTAATTTTACACCCTTCTCTTAAAAAAAGGATTGAACAGCTGGCTGGTGCAACCGCCAATACAAAATCCCATCAGGCACCATTCCGCAACATGCTCTTCTATGGTCCTCCAGGAACGGGAAAAACAATGGCTGCTAGAGAGCTGGCTCGTAAATCG GGACTGGATTATGCATTGATGACTGGAGGAGATGTTGCTCCATTGGGACCTCAGGCTGTTACGAAGATACACCAGttatttgattgggccaagaagtCACGGAAAGGTTTATTGCTTTTCATTGATGAAGCTGATGCATTTTTGTGCGA GCGGAACAAAACCTACATGAGTGAAGCTCAAAGAAGTGCACTCAATGCCCTCCTTTTCCGCACAGGTGACCAGTCCAAGGACATAGTACTTGCTCTCGCTACAAATCGCCCTGGTGATCTTGATTCAGCTGTGGCAGACCGTATTGATGAAGCTCTGGAATTTCCATTGCCTGGGGAACAGGAACGTTTCAAGCTTTTAAAACTGTACCTGGACAAGTACATAGCTCTGGCTGGAGAGAAGAAATCTAGTTGGTTCCAAAACTTATTCAGAAAGGAACAACAGAAGATAGAGATTAAGGGTTTGACTGATGATATATTAAGGGAAGCAGCAGCCAAAACCGAAGGATTTTCTGGAAGAGAAATAGCAAAATTGATGGCAAGTGTCCAAGCGGCTGTTTATGGGAGTGAGAATTGTGTGCTTGATCCAAGCCTGTTCCGAGAGGTAGTAGATTATAAAGTTGCAGAGCATCAACAGCGAAGGAAAATGGCAGCTGGTAAAGGTAGTGCATGA